The genomic region AGTGATTGTTTTTTCAATTGTATTGATATCAAGATCTGAGCACCCCGTCACACAACATTTTCCCATACCTCTTGCGACAACTGCTGCATGAGATGTCATACCCCCATGCGTTGTCACAATGGCCTCACTCGCAATCATACCTTCAATATCTTCAGGAGACGTTTCAGGGCGCATGAGGATGACTTTTTCTCCTGCACTTGCTCGTAATTTAGCTTCCTCAGCTGAAAAGACAATTTTGCCTGTTGCTGCACCTGGACTTGCAGGTAAACCAGCTTTCGATACCACTTCTGCGACTTCTAACGCTTCTTCTTTAAACGTCGGATGTAACAATGTATCAATCGATTTCACGTCCACTTTCGCTACAGCTTCTTCTTTTGTCAAAATACCTTCCTCAACTAAATCCACGGCAATATTGACTGCCGCTTTAGCTGTACGTTTGCCATTTCGCGTTTGAAGTATATATAATTTTTCATTTTCAATCGTGAATTCAATATCTTGCATATCTTTATAATGCGTTTCGAGTTGCTGTGAAACCTCTACAAACTCTTGATGTACGTGTGGCATTTGATCTTTTAATGTTGAAATATCTTGTGGCGTCCGAATACCTGCAACAACATCTTCGCCTTGCGCATTGAGTAAATATTCACCAAATAATCGTGCCTCTCCTGTACCAGGGTCACGTGTAAATGCAACACCTGTCCCACTTTTAGGACCACTATTTCCAAAGACCATCTCTTGAATATTCACTGCTGTTCCAATATCATGAGGAATTTCATTTAGGTCACGATATACGCGGGCACGGTCGTTATCCCATGATCTAAACACAGCCTCTACTGCTTCAAGTAATTGCTTTTTCGGATCTTGCGGGAACGGTTTGTACACTTCTTCTGTATAAATGGCTTTGTAACGTTCACAAATATCTTGTAGCCCTTCAGCAGAGATGTCTGCATCATTATCGTAGCCATGTTGCGCTTTAAATGCATTAAAATATGTATCAAATGCTGACATTGATATGCCATACACAACCTCACCAAACATTTGTAAAAGACGGCGATAACAATCGTATGCAAAACGTGCATCTCCAGTTTTGTCAGCTAGTTTTTTAACATTCTCATCATTTAAACCTAAGTTCAAAATCGTATCCATCATACCTGGCATCGAAATTTTAGCACCACTTCTCACAGATACGAGTAACAGATTCTCATCTGACGAAAAAGATTTACCTGTTCGATTCGAAAATGCATCAAGCTGTTTTGTTAATTGTTCAATCACTTCACTTGATAACGTTTCATTTTGTTTTAAATAATCAATACAAGCTTCTGTCGTAATCGTCAATCCATCAGGTACTGGTAAGCCAAGGCGTTTCATTTCTGATAAGTTGGCACCTTTACCACCGAGCAAATCTTTCATATCTTTTTGCCCTTCATCAAAAGCATATACGTATTTCGTCATTTTTATACACCTCACATTTATTATGTCATACTATTTATAAAGAGTATGTCACATTAAAACTAAAATGACAATAAAAAAGGGCTAAAATATAAATTTATTATGATTTACGTCACAAAATTGTAGCATTTCAATCTTCAAATTGCCTGATGTTTAACCTTTATCAATTAAACAAAAGAGCAGCAAAGCACCCTATCACTATAGATATGCTTTACTGCTCTTTTGAACAAGCTTATATATAGATGTTCCACCTCTAGTTAGGTAACATCTTGTTTAAACGATTGTATTTTCTTTTTCTGTAATCATTTGAACGATTTGATTATGCTCATTCATCACTGCTACTTTAGGGCTGTGTGTCATGATTTCAGTTTCGTTGAGTTGTGCGTACGTCATAATAATGACAACATCTCCTACTTCGACTAATCGTGATGCTGCACCATTCAAACAAATTTTACCACTACCGCGTTCACCCGCAATAACATACGTTTCAAAGCGCGCACCGTTATTATTATTTACGATAGCTACTTTTTCATTAGGTAAGATATCAACTGCATCTAAAATATCCGAGTCAATTGTGATGCTCCCGACATAATTCAAGTTAGATTCTGTCACACGTGCACGATGGATTTTGGCATTCATCATAGTTCTAATCATTCTTTTTCATCTCCAAAGTATTTTGATTGATTCATCATACTGCATTTAAATCTATTTTTCAACAGTTCAATAATCTTCTTATTTTGATGCTTGAGATGTGTCGTTTGGATCAATAATCACATTATCGATTAAACGTGCTTTTGAGAATTTCACAGCTAATGAAATGAAAATACGCCCTTCAATTTCATGTTGTTCTCGTAATTCTGGGTAGCTATACACCGCTACTTCTTCAATTCGACCACTCGTATGCGTTTCCAAATAATTTTTGACCTCATCAATAATCACTTGACTGTGTCTTTCCCCTTGCTGATATAACTCATAAGCCATGTTCAAACTTCGGCTTAAATGTACCGCTTCTTGACGTTCTTTCGCTGTTAAATATACATTACGTGAACTTTTAGCGAGGCCATCTGGCTCTCGAATAATATCTACACCATGAATGTGTATAGGATGATTAAAATCCCGAACCATTTTTTCAACAATTGCTAACTGTTGCGCATCTTTTTTACCAAAATAAGCATGGTGCGGTTGAACGATGTTAAATAATTTATTAACTACTGTGACAACACCTTCAAAATGACCTGGACGTTTGGCTCCTTCTAAAACTTGCGCTAATCGCCCAACTCTTAGCTCAATCCCTAGTTCATCAGGATACATTTCCTCTGTTGTTGGATAAAAAACATAATCCACCCCAATTGCTTCCACGGCTGCAACATCTTTTTCTATTTGTCTTGGATACGCATCAAAGTCCTCATTGGGTCCAAACTGTAGCGGATTAACGAATACACTTATCACTGTGATGTCATTATCACGAATTGATTGTTGCATCATTGTGAGGTGACCCTCGTGCAATGCTCCCATAGTTGGGACAAAGCCAATAGTCTTTCCTTCTAAACGATGTCTTGATGTCAATTTTTGCATATCTTGAATTGTTGTTATGACTTCTGTCATGCTTCTACCTCACTCATAATTTGTTTTTTATACGTATATGCTTCTGATGGGAATACACCGCTTTTGACTTCACCATTATATTGCTCTAACGCCGCAATACCGATTGAAAAATCATCGTATTGTTTGACGAATTTGGCTTGTCGATCAACACCATAATTAAGCATGTCGTGATAAACGAGCACTTGACCATCCGTATCTTTACCTGCACCAATGCCAATGACTGGAATAGTCAGTTGTTCACTCACTACCTTTGCCAAATCACTTGGAATCGCTTCTAATACTAATGCAACAGCACCTGCACGTTCAACAGCTTTGGCATCCTCAATGAGTTGTTGCGCCGCTTCTTTTGTAGCGCCTTGTAATTTATAGCCCATTACACCGACACTTTGTGGTGTCAGACCAAGGTGTGCAACGATTGGAATTCCCATTGCTGTAGCTTGTTGCATAAACTCTGTCAGATGCGCCCCTTCCACTTTTAAAGCATTCCCGTTGCTTTCTTGATAAAGCTTGATTGCGTTTTCAATGTCTGTTTTACGATCAATTCCAACTGTACCAAAAGGCATGTCCACCACAACAAATGTATTGGGCGCACCACGACGTACTGCACGACTATGATGAATCATATCCTCTAACGTTACGTCTACTGTACTCTCGTAACCCAAAACAGTCATACCTAATGAGTCTCCAACAAGTATCATGTCAATCTGTGCCAACTCAACTTGTTTAGCACTCGGATAATCATATGCTGTCACCATAGAAATTTTTTCGCCGTCTTGTTTCATTTGTTGAATATTACTTAAAGTTTTCACTCAGCTTCACCCTTTTTGTTATACTATAATACATGCATTAGTATAAACAAAAATTGAACGGGGAAGAAGTTATATGACTAAAATTGCGATTATTGGTGCAGGTGCTGTAGGTACATCACTTGCTGTAGCACTACAAAAACATAGCTCTGTCACTTTATTAGGCCGCCACACTACCTCTATAACATATGAAGAAGCACAAACGTCAAAAAAGCAAGATATAAAAGTACATGCATTATCATCTGAATCTGGACAATTTGACGTTATTTGGATTGCCGTCAAAACATATCAACTAAGTCACGTGATACCACATCTCAATCGTATTGCACACCCAAATACAATCGTTATCTTAGCCCAAAATGGTTATGGTCAATTGGATCAATTAGCCTCCTATCGCGCATATCAAGCTGTCGTATATATCAGCGGACAAAAAAAAGACAATCACGTCGTACATTTTAGAGATCAAACGATCCATATTCAACGTGATACACATACTGAACAACTGGCTGAAACGTTATCTCATACCGAACTCACATTACACCTTGAAGAAAACATCGAATGCAAAATTTGGTATAAATTGCTCGTAAATTTAGGCATTAACACAGTCACCGCCCTTGGTCGAGATACCGCTCGTGTCCTTAAACATCATGAGATGCATACGCTATGTCGCAAACTCCTAATCGAAGGACAACATATCGCGCAGGCTGAAGGGATTACGTTTCACTCTACACTTGTAGATGAGATTATGGCAATCTATCAGGGCTATCCTGATGAAATGGGGACAAGTATGTATTATGACACAATCAATCATCAACCTTTAGAAGTTGACGCCATACAAGGATACCTTTATCACCGTGCACAACACCATCAAATCCATACCCCTTACCTCGAAACAACCTACACACTACTAACATACCAAAATAAAAAACAAGGTTGTTGAGCATGCGGTTAGAGTTTGAGCATAACTCGAGCAATTCAAAAAATTGTTCCTCAAATTTTAAAGAATTGCGAAGTTATGTCGAAAACTCTGCATGCGAAACACCGTTTACCAAGGTTGTTGAGCAAGTGTTCAGGATTCAAGCAGAATGGAATGACGAGCAAAATTGTTCTTCAAATTTTGCCGAGTCATGATATTCTGTCGAGAATCCTACTTGCGAAACACCGTTTATCACAAGGTTGTTGAACAAGTGCTCAGGATTCAAGCAGAATGGAATGACGAGCAAAATTGTTTCCCAAATTTTGCCGAGTCATGATATTCTGTCGAGAATCCTACTTGTGAAACACCGTCTATCACAAGGTTGTTGAGTTTTCGCTTTGACTTTAAACAGAACCTAGTAAATATAAAAAAGCCATTGTGAAATGGCGCCGACCTTCAAATTCACCTTAAGGTTTGGCTTCGATATTAAATGGTCTAATAAGTTATATAAAACCGTGAGCTAATACTTACTAGGATAACCTTAATGATTAGCTTAATAACACAACTTTTTATTCTTGGATCTCTTTAGTTGTTTTATTTTTAATATCTTGTTCCGCTTGAATAAATTGTAATTCATATATTGATTTTTGATTATAACGA from Staphylococcus felis harbors:
- the ppdK gene encoding pyruvate, phosphate dikinase — its product is MTKYVYAFDEGQKDMKDLLGGKGANLSEMKRLGLPVPDGLTITTEACIDYLKQNETLSSEVIEQLTKQLDAFSNRTGKSFSSDENLLLVSVRSGAKISMPGMMDTILNLGLNDENVKKLADKTGDARFAYDCYRRLLQMFGEVVYGISMSAFDTYFNAFKAQHGYDNDADISAEGLQDICERYKAIYTEEVYKPFPQDPKKQLLEAVEAVFRSWDNDRARVYRDLNEIPHDIGTAVNIQEMVFGNSGPKSGTGVAFTRDPGTGEARLFGEYLLNAQGEDVVAGIRTPQDISTLKDQMPHVHQEFVEVSQQLETHYKDMQDIEFTIENEKLYILQTRNGKRTAKAAVNIAVDLVEEGILTKEEAVAKVDVKSIDTLLHPTFKEEALEVAEVVSKAGLPASPGAATGKIVFSAEEAKLRASAGEKVILMRPETSPEDIEGMIASEAIVTTHGGMTSHAAVVARGMGKCCVTGCSDLDINTIEKTITYQGHTLHENDVVSVDGSKGDIYLGEVETTNAEHSPSFEQLMQWAEEIARLKVRMNAETKPDIKMGYQFNATGIGLVRTEHMFFGAERLIEMRRFILSSDDTTRIQALNQIRSYQTEDFEAIFRLSGERPTIVRLLDPPLHEFLPKSEEEIQNVSQQLGISDIQLKQRIDELHETNPMLGHRGCRLAITYPELYVMQVEAIMTSVLRLKEEGVICQPEIMIPLISTVEEFNILKSQITDAIHTLETENNQKLPYLIGTMIETPRACMIAGQLAEVCDFFSFGTNDLTQLTYGFSRDDAGKFINDYLNHNILEVDPFQTIDVDGVGAMIRTAVAQAKTVNPSIKIGVCGELGGDPKSIHHFNGLQIDYVSCSPFRVPGAILATAQSEAESRR
- the panD gene encoding aspartate 1-decarboxylase, with the translated sequence MIRTMMNAKIHRARVTESNLNYVGSITIDSDILDAVDILPNEKVAIVNNNNGARFETYVIAGERGSGKICLNGAASRLVEVGDVVIIMTYAQLNETEIMTHSPKVAVMNEHNQIVQMITEKENTIV
- the panC gene encoding pantoate--beta-alanine ligase gives rise to the protein MTEVITTIQDMQKLTSRHRLEGKTIGFVPTMGALHEGHLTMMQQSIRDNDITVISVFVNPLQFGPNEDFDAYPRQIEKDVAAVEAIGVDYVFYPTTEEMYPDELGIELRVGRLAQVLEGAKRPGHFEGVVTVVNKLFNIVQPHHAYFGKKDAQQLAIVEKMVRDFNHPIHIHGVDIIREPDGLAKSSRNVYLTAKERQEAVHLSRSLNMAYELYQQGERHSQVIIDEVKNYLETHTSGRIEEVAVYSYPELREQHEIEGRIFISLAVKFSKARLIDNVIIDPNDTSQASK
- the panB gene encoding 3-methyl-2-oxobutanoate hydroxymethyltransferase — protein: MKTLSNIQQMKQDGEKISMVTAYDYPSAKQVELAQIDMILVGDSLGMTVLGYESTVDVTLEDMIHHSRAVRRGAPNTFVVVDMPFGTVGIDRKTDIENAIKLYQESNGNALKVEGAHLTEFMQQATAMGIPIVAHLGLTPQSVGVMGYKLQGATKEAAQQLIEDAKAVERAGAVALVLEAIPSDLAKVVSEQLTIPVIGIGAGKDTDGQVLVYHDMLNYGVDRQAKFVKQYDDFSIGIAALEQYNGEVKSGVFPSEAYTYKKQIMSEVEA
- a CDS encoding oxidoreductase, with the protein product MTKIAIIGAGAVGTSLAVALQKHSSVTLLGRHTTSITYEEAQTSKKQDIKVHALSSESGQFDVIWIAVKTYQLSHVIPHLNRIAHPNTIVILAQNGYGQLDQLASYRAYQAVVYISGQKKDNHVVHFRDQTIHIQRDTHTEQLAETLSHTELTLHLEENIECKIWYKLLVNLGINTVTALGRDTARVLKHHEMHTLCRKLLIEGQHIAQAEGITFHSTLVDEIMAIYQGYPDEMGTSMYYDTINHQPLEVDAIQGYLYHRAQHHQIHTPYLETTYTLLTYQNKKQGC